The genome window CGCCGCTTGTTGTGTGTTGTGGTATTAATAGACCCGCCAATTTTCCGTGTCAACGATCCAACGCAAATATCCCATCCCATTCATctacccatccatccagtcTCAGAATCCAGTTGCGGCGGCGGGCTTTGCAACCCATtgatccatccatccatctacccacccacccaaatCTCGATCCAGTAGTTTCCAGGTTTCgcaacctctccatccaatctcttcttttctttttcttttcctttttgccCTCCAAACGATGATTGATCACAACCCACTAGCCAAAGccctcaactccctcttcacctcctccatctccctcctcctcttctcggcATCCTCCTGCACCtttctcctctccctctcctcctcttgctgATCAACCAGCTTTTGCTTCTCCACCCACTGCGTCAGCGTCCACCGGCCTGGCTTTCTGGCCAGGAGCTCCTCCACGCTCAACTCGGCGGCCGGCTTGGGGAATTGGGTAGAGAGGGGGTCGACTCTGATTTGCTTGCGGCCCGGGACGGGGGGTTGGACGTGAATTATGGGGGTTGTGGCTGTCCTCTTTGGTGCGGCGGGGGGAGTGGCGGTAGgaatggcgagggaggtggttgagccGCAATTGTGGCATTGGGTGAGGGTAGCAGCAggcttgaggttgttgttgttgttgttgaggttgttgttgttgttgtcgaggGGGGTGAGAGGGGTGGTGACGGGGGGAAAGTAGCTGTCTGTTgaggtggcgggggaggaggagagggttggtggggtggtggtggtggtggtggcggcggtggtggtgtccgatacggcggaggtggtggtggacattGCGGTGTTGGTTGAGGTAGAGGATGTCTTTCGGTAGAGGGATGACCAGAAGCTTGAGGAAGTAGGGGAGCTGGGTCTGCTTAGTCTTCTGCTGGTTGgtcggctgttgctgctgctttccTTCTTGTTGCCGCTGTCGTTGTCTgtcgaagaagaggaagaggaaatAAAGAATTGGAACGGGTTGCGGAAGGAGAACCGGTTGGGGtttgaggacgaggaggctgccATTTTGAAAGAGTGTGAAGAGGTGAATGTTGCTCTTTAAAAAGGTCGGTGGGTTGATGGGTAGGGTGAATTGGGGGTTCTGTTGCTCCAAAAAGTGAAAATCGTCGGTCCCTTTGTGGGGTTTTTGCACTGGTCGCGAAGCTTAAGATaagccttttcctccttgctGGCTGTCACCGGATTCCCCCCTGACTCTTTTCAGGGTCTTTCCCTGGGCAAGAGAGCAAACGGCCGAGTGAAGCTTGATTCAACTTTGTGCTCTTTGCAGGCGCTACTAACTCGGCTGGTTccacaacaaaacaaaacgtGGAAAGAAGCGGTGCCTGCGAAGGGAGCCGGTGAAGACAGGCGGGGAAGTTGGTAGGTCTCGAGGGCTTTGGTGACTTTGCTGGTCGCGGATGGGATGAACGGTTGTGGCGGGAGCTACTGGCGGGCAACTGTGCTCGAGTCGTAAACACCGTCGGATTTGAGCTcggagggtgatggaggtggctTGCTGTCAAAAAACTTGAGGTGCTCAGATGACAAGGTGGGATGAATAATAAGTGAATATGTTTGCTTTGTGACTCGAAAGACGAGATATTATTCACTGAGAGATATTCACGTTTTGTTCGAGAAGAGTCAAAAGACCGAGGAATACTAACACAACAATGTGACGAGTTCAAGACATCAAGAGTGAaccgaaaagaaaaaacaaggCAGCTGCCGTAATATATACCCCTCACAAAcaaacatcctcctcttctcctccctctttcaTGTCCGCCCGACCCGCTGGTCACAACCAAtgcccggtggtggtggtggtcggggaGGCTCTCCCGCGCTCTGACCAGACTAGGACCAGGGTCCGGACTGCGGAGAGGGCCCAGTCCACCCAGATTTTCCCCATCTCCCGTGATGATCCATCTCCACTCCCTTTATGTCAAATTCACGGGGGGTTTGCTTATTCTGGGAACCGCTGTGTTGTTCAACAACGGCCTGCGGTAATCGGCGGAGAGCGGGACAACAAGACCAACTGGGTGGTCAGGTCAGGCGGGCCTGGTGGATATAAACATCTCTTTTTCACAGTTTCATGCTCTTATTTGTTGTGGTTATGGCCCTCCTCCACGGGGAaccccccacacacacacaccttgGGCATTGAAGATGGGCCTGGTCTCTTTGGCTTCCAACCCCACGTTTCAAACGGGGCTCAACCAATCTGCAGCTGCATGCAAGTCCAGCACGCGAGGTAGCGTTGAAAAAAGAGCCAATTTCAGCCAGTTTGGTCATGTGGACCTTCTGGAATCCCGCACTAACTAGCGGGTCGTCACCGCTAGCAGCGTGGGAGGGCCCCTGTCTCGTGTCCAGATCTGTGGGATGCTCACACCATTTCAGGGAGCCGCTAAAAGCCGGAGTGCTTTGGCGAAGAAGAACGATGCCTGAGAATGGATATCTTCAGCTGGTTTCCCAGCCCAATATGGCCTCAAGGTGGTGATGCctgatgtttttttttgtttgtttttgtttctctGTGTCAATTGTCTGTGGATAATCAAGAATACGGACATGAGCTCTGGTCACCTGAGTCGGAAAGTGGTGGACCAAGGCGTGGTCGGTAATTTACACTGTGATTAACGATAATATTCTCATGTTCCACCTGAAAGAAGATCCCCTGCgtaccacccctccccacaTCTCATCTGCACAGCTCATCTGCCGCCGCTCGTCTGAACGGTAGGGTTGCAGCCCTGTTGGGCTCAGGTCTC of Podospora pseudopauciseta strain CBS 411.78 chromosome 7 map unlocalized CBS411.78m_7, whole genome shotgun sequence contains these proteins:
- a CDS encoding uncharacterized protein (EggNog:ENOG503PXH3), which produces MAASSSSNPNRFSFRNPFQFFISSSSSSTDNDSGNKKESSSNSRPTSRRLSRPSSPTSSSFWSSLYRKTSSTSTNTAMSTTTSAVSDTTTAATTTTTTPPTLSSSPATSTDSYFPPVTTPLTPLDNNNNNLNNNNNNLKPAATLTQCHNCGSTTSLAIPTATPPAAPKRTATTPIIHVQPPVPGRKQIRVDPLSTQFPKPAAELSVEELLARKPGRWTLTQWVEKQKLVDQQEEERERRKVQEDAEKRRREMEEVKRELRALASGL